The window gtttggttcgaatttttttactcaataccaaaccaaatcaaaccaaacctagtcgaattttttaatcggtttgatttgacttttcggtttggtgcgatttttcggttcggtttgtaCATCCCTACTTCCTTTCCACCACCCTATTTTGTTGAGGGGTGCATGGACAGGAAGTATGACGGAAAATACCTTTTTTctacgaagaagaagaagcagaagagttgGAGCCCAACTCTAAAGCATTGTCAGACCTTACAGTTAAAACTTTGGTATGAAACTGAGTTTGGACCACACCAATAAAAGTTTTTTGTATTGAAAATGCATTTGATTTGATTTTCAGCATATGAGTCCAAGTGGTTCTTGTAAAATCATCAACTATTATTAGAAAGTATTTACATCCATCATATGTAGAGATATGATAGAGGCCCCAAGTGTCAATGTGTATTAGTTGAAAAGGAAAGTTTGTGTGAATTTCACTATTTGGAAAGGATAACCTGGTTTGCCTTGCCATTGAACAAATATTGAAAATAAAATCTTGTTTACCAGAAAGCACAgaagcaatagaagaaatagaTTTCAAATGACTGAATGGAATATGTCTCAATCTACTATGCCAaagaatgtttattttattcataTGATTGGTATTTACAGATGGAACAGAAGAATGAAAGCAACAGAACACTCCACATTATGTCTATTGGAAATATGAAAAGTAGATGCATTTGAATAAGTAAAAGTAGATGAATTGATGGCAACAATAAGTGAAGTAGATAGTACTGAAGAAGGCATGTGTAGAATGTAGAGTccatgttgtattttactaaaTTCCAAAGGCCTCTTCATGAAAAGGCCTATAAGATAGAGCAGGAATAGGGACTGAAAATTAGTAAACATTTTAGTTGTGATACCAACTTGTACATAGAGATTAGGTTGTGCTGAAAACTAGGAACTAGAAGGACATGTTTCTAAATAGTATTATTGGACAAAGGTAAATCTCCAACACatgttatttttactttataaccATTAGGTAAGGTTACCAAGTAAGGAGTAGGTACATGTTTAACATTTTGTAATAGGCTACTATGGGAGGTCATATGGTCAGTAGCCCCAGAATCCAAAATTCGGGATATTTTGTCAACATTACAAAATAAACAAGTACTAATTGAACATTTAGGCCTATCACATGAAAAGCAACTAAGAATACCTGTAAAATTTGCAGAAGCTATAAGAGTAGGGGTTATGGAAGAGTCCTGATCaaacatataatattgttgaAGAAGAGACATCAGCTGGTTGCACTAGTCTTGTGTCAATCCTGGAATGGCTGGAGCATTTGGGGTTGAAGTTGCAGGTTGAGTGAACTACTTGGGCTCATGCTGGTTGAATTGCTTGGGAACATCTATTTCAGTCTGGACAATAGTAGCAATCTTCTTAAGTCTTAGTGAACTTAAAATTTGGAGGGAACCCATGCTTTTTGTAGCATTTATCCACTGTATGCCCAAGTTTGTTGTAATAACTGCAAACCACATTGTTTCTCTTAGGATCAAACATGATTTTGGGAGGAAATGACTTCTGAGACCCCACCGAAAAAGATGCTGACTTTGATGGAAATTGAGGGACATCAGTTACCAAAAGAGAATAGGCCCTATTGATGGAAGGAAAGGGGTTTATCATTAGCAGATTGCCCCTAGCATTTGCATAGCTCTTATTCAGACCCATTAGAAATTGGTACATCCTCTGATTTTCCTCAAGCTTATGGAtatcctttttactacccccacATGTACAATGACTTTCAAAGTGAACTATCAGAGTACTTTGTTCATCCCAAACACTCTTTATTTTGACATAATATTCAAGGATGCTCATAGAACCCTGAGAAATGGAGGCAAGTTCTTTCTTAACTTGATAAATTCTAATCTCACTAGGTTGCCCATATCTATCTTCCAGCTCCATCTATACATCTTTAGCAAGTTGACAGTAAAGAACACTTTACAAATTGCTGGAGAAAGAAGATTTTGAATCCAAGAGATTACCATGTTATTACATCTATCTCACTGACTAAAAACAGGTGAGTTCAACGGTGGCCTCTCACAATCAGGTTGAATGAAATATAACTTGCTTTTTACAGAAAGAGCAATAAGCATGTTCCTTCTCCAATTACTATACCTCGTCCTATTGAAATAGTCCCTACTAGTGAAAGCCCAAAATTATCCGAGGGATGAATGTAAAGAGGTAGTTGTGATCATTGTCTTGTTGGGCAATATATCACGATCATAATTAGCAGATGAGCTAGCAGGTGATTTATCAGAAGGAATAGAATCCATCACGAAGTAAAAAATTAAGTTTTTTTATTATAGCTACGCTAGGACCACAAAAACATAAATCCCATGAAATAGGGCAGAGAAAAGGAATTATAGTGTAAAtgaacaagaaaaaagaaaaaatcaacagCAAAAGATGAAATTCCGGTGAAAGTTCGATGAACGGAAAACCTCAAACTTTTCCCCACCGAAAAAAATGGACAAAAAAAATATCAGATTGAAGAGCACACTCCTATCTACCCGGATaagctgctctgataccatgttaaattTATTGAAAAGTCGAATTTGCGGAAGGAAGTGTAAAATGAGTACAACAGATGAGAAAGAGAAACAACATCGAAAGATATTTTTGTATAGAGAAAAATGACCATCCGAAAGTTCTGGATGGGGCTCCTATGTTTATATACAAAGTGTCAGGGGACGGGTCTCAACTAAAGAAATAATACTTACAAAGAAAACAATACTTATAAAAAATTGGTTTAACTACAATACTACAAATAATTATATTTTGGGCCTCAGCTACATAACTAATACAAAACTATACTATACTGAGTTCTTGTTATCCAATAATATAACATGTAAATAACGTTCTAGAGAAATATATTAAAGTAACAGAATTCCCGGAAAACTTTTAAGTTAAGAATTAAGCAAAGAACACGCCGAAAACTACTTTTTAAATTGTGCTAGGTTCACAAAAAATGGTATTTTAAGGCAGAAAATTCGAAAAGAATagagatttcattaataggaatTATGATCACATGTTTAAATATGTTAGTAACTTAAACAATATATTGAAGAGGATGAGAGTGTACACAGCTCAACCACGTTTGTCGTTTCGGTTGTGCCTTGATCACTTGATCTGCCACTCTTCATTTCTCACTGTCTTCTCAGAATTGGCTAAACCCCAAAATTCAAATCCTAATTATGGAGGCTAGGGTAATACTCTTTATAATTAGAATGAGAGGACAAAATAGACTATTGAGACGATTAAAAAAAGACTATTGAGACAATTCGAATTCCAATTAATTTAGGACTCTCTTTTCCAatttaaaaggaaataaatagTAGTATGCCAAGAGTTactaattattatgctaacaaattattaattttattGGTATTATGCAGGAGTTATTATTAGTTACCTTGGTATGTTTTGTagtcataagaatctttcgattTTTTAAAGAATAAATTTAACCCtatcccctccccccccccccaaaccttTTAGGATATGTAAACGATATCGCCTCACTTTTGAATGGGAAGgtaaccaaaaagtcaaccaaaaacatgtaaaaatcatcACCTGATTTTACCAAATTACATTACTACTATTGTTTAGATGAAAGCTACTCCAATACAAATGTACTTTCATTGCTCAGCTCCAATCAGCCTAGCCCAAGTTCCACATATAAGCTTCGACGCCCCGCAACCACTACTTTGACTCCTTTTATGCAATTATGTGAAATTTTATCAATTTCAAGTAACTTATCCTTTTGGAGCTGACGTAGTAAATTATGCGATGCTCCCAACGAAGCTAACATAAACTCGatccaaataaaaaaataaaagaaaattttattattatgggGGGATTTGGTATGTTTCAAAAGAAATCAAGGATGGGTTGTCGCATGTCTAGTTAGTAATGCGGTGTTGCGGAAGCAACATCACCTTACTTAACAAAGGGTTTATGCGAAAGATTCCGAGGAGATAATTCGCTTTTATAAAATCCCTACTTTATTGCTCTAGCTCTTGACTCATATGACACTGAAATTGGATAGGTTCACGTTTACGCTTGGTTATGAAGACTCTATTTCCtaattttttaaatatcatgtCCAGCTTAGCCTCTCGCCCATTTATATTCATAACATACGCTTGTACTCAATAAGAACCTTGTCCTCAAAGTTCGGGTAGAGTATCAACTAGTCTGTCATTGGTCATTCCAGTACCAAGCAACCCCAGGAAATATTAGAAGCCATTGCTAACTCGGCGTTGGAAACATTACTAAGCATGTTGAGGGTGTCCCTGTTGACCTTTGGGTTTGATATGCAGCTTGAGTCCAAGAGCTAAAGAAATTGATCTTCAGATATTTTGCTCCCCATACAGTAATAAACCTTCACTTACTAACACATCAAATCATAGGAATCTTTCATAGCCTGAAGACCAATTTTATTCAAGCACAAAGCATATAGAAACTGAGgtatacaatttaattttatagCTTCTACAGAGCAAACTACCCCATCCATACAGTGAGCGTATCACGTATGCAGAATTTTTTGCAAGCAAACATGCACTTGACCACTAGACAACAGATTATTTTAGATAACGTATAAACAGTGTTAGGTGTCACCGCTTCGTAGACACAACCAAGATTTCAACGTTATGggttataaatttttgaaaaaaacgaTTTCAAGTATTAATAACTAggaattaaatttaaaatttgttcatatttaatagatttttcaatacaaatacaTTACTTGAGCAAAAACTACTGAATCCATCCGAAATCATAGTCGGATTTCTACCTCTGCCCCTGCTTTGTATAACGTGCACATATTCCTACATCCATAATAGAAGCAATGAAGACAGAGAATGTATACTCGGACAGTTACACTTTGTACCTAGATAAAATTATACATATCATACGTTGAAACCCTTCATGTAAtcaatttttaatattttgacaCCTCTTAATAAAAATTCTTGCCCGTTACTACACTTAGATAGCCTTAATAAACCACAAAATGATTGGCAAGTTGCATTCTCAAAAATGGATCTTCCAAAGCACAACACATCTCACTCAACAATACAATTAAGCAACAAGAAGGAAACCAAACACTAGCCTTCAAAAGCTTAATCCGAATAGATAATACCAGGGACAACAATGGCAGAGCAAAAAAGCAAACAACAGTATAGCAAACATATCATCTCCCTAGTCATTGTCACGTATCCAGATTCGCTAACCCATAAATTTTCTTCAACATCTATCAAGTAAACAGAAATATGGCCAGCATAAAATCTTGTTGCCATTTCTCTAAGGTCTCAATACAACCCCAACGACTTCTTAATTGTTTGCAAAAAAAACAAATCACCAGCATGGATGTCAGTAGTAGTAAGTTTAATCTCATTTGGCCTATCTGATAATTTGACAATTTACAGTAGCCTCCGCATATTGACCAACATTAACAAGCTTTTTGACCACGGCTAGTGTCGTTGGCAATGGCACGTCTTCATTGAACGAACTCTAGGCTACATCCTTCAGGGCTTTGGCACCTAAACTAGTAACCACCCCATGGCCGCCATTTGTGACAATAAACTATATTTactaacaaaaatgaaaaatcccTACTCTTTGCATTTGCTGGACACGGTTTGCAAATTTGAGCAACTAAGTGACACACTGAAAGTCATTCTCACTTTTGTTTAATCAAAGAATTAGATTCTCAgtcaaagcctatttttagaagta is drawn from Nicotiana tabacum cultivar K326 chromosome 9, ASM71507v2, whole genome shotgun sequence and contains these coding sequences:
- the LOC142164048 gene encoding uncharacterized protein LOC142164048; translation: MELEDRYGQPSEIRIYQVKKELASISQGSMSILEYYVKIKSVWDEQSTLIVHFESHCTCGGSKKDIHKLEENQRMYQFLMGLNKSYANARGNLLMINPFPSINRAYSLLVTDVPQFPSKSASFSVGSQKSFPPKIMFDPKRNNVVCSYYNKLGHTVDKCYKKHGFPPNFKFTKT